The Actinocatenispora sera genome has a window encoding:
- a CDS encoding MFS transporter — MAQPGTTETTEPTGHRYRRNLAVLTVAQALFLCGTSVDLTLTGLVGYRLAPTPALATLPAALITVVTLAGTGPAAALLARYGRRVAFPAGSIAAAAGGLISVLAVSVASFPLFCLGTALVGGYQAAAGYYSFAAADDAPTGKRGRAIATVLIGGVVAAVVGPFLATTGVHVLPVPFAGAYLLVTVLAVVSAGLLRLLREPPAATPTDEPDTAGARPLREIMRTPRFVAGGVGGALAYLVMSLLMTAAPIAAVNHHHSVAQGASVVQWHLVGMFLPALVSGHLVQWLRPVPVLVDGILLSAAGAVVAATGTGVPTFMVSLILVGVGWNLMFVAATTLVAAAYRPSERVRTQTAAQTMARVASAAGSLSAGALLTGIGWDRTALLTLIPLAIAAACLVPAIRARAATPAEET; from the coding sequence GTGGCACAGCCCGGGACCACCGAGACCACCGAGCCGACCGGACACCGGTACCGGCGCAACCTCGCGGTGCTGACCGTCGCGCAAGCGCTGTTTCTGTGCGGCACCAGCGTGGATCTCACCCTGACCGGGCTGGTCGGGTACCGGCTGGCGCCGACACCGGCGCTGGCCACCCTGCCCGCGGCGCTGATCACCGTGGTCACGCTGGCCGGTACCGGGCCGGCCGCGGCGCTGCTGGCGCGGTACGGCCGGCGGGTCGCGTTCCCGGCCGGGTCGATCGCCGCCGCCGCCGGCGGGCTGATCTCGGTACTGGCGGTGAGCGTGGCGAGCTTCCCGCTGTTCTGCCTCGGCACCGCGCTGGTGGGCGGTTACCAGGCCGCGGCCGGCTACTACAGCTTCGCCGCCGCCGACGACGCGCCCACCGGCAAGCGCGGCCGCGCCATCGCCACCGTGCTGATCGGCGGCGTGGTCGCGGCGGTCGTCGGACCGTTCCTCGCCACCACCGGCGTGCACGTGCTACCGGTGCCGTTCGCCGGGGCGTACCTGCTGGTCACGGTGCTGGCAGTGGTGTCGGCCGGGCTGCTGCGACTGCTCCGGGAGCCGCCGGCGGCCACGCCGACGGACGAGCCGGACACCGCGGGCGCGCGGCCGCTGCGGGAGATCATGCGTACCCCGCGGTTCGTCGCGGGCGGCGTCGGCGGTGCGCTCGCGTACCTGGTGATGTCGCTGCTGATGACCGCCGCACCGATCGCCGCGGTCAACCACCACCACAGCGTCGCGCAGGGTGCCAGCGTGGTGCAGTGGCACCTGGTCGGGATGTTCCTGCCGGCACTGGTCAGCGGGCACCTGGTGCAGTGGCTGCGGCCGGTACCGGTGCTGGTCGACGGGATCCTGCTCTCCGCGGCCGGCGCCGTCGTGGCGGCCACCGGTACCGGCGTGCCCACGTTCATGGTGTCGCTGATCCTGGTCGGGGTCGGCTGGAACCTGATGTTCGTGGCGGCCACGACGCTGGTGGCCGCCGCATACCGGCCGAGCGAGCGGGTGCGCACCCAGACCGCGGCGCAGACGATGGCGCGCGTCGCCTCGGCTGCCGGTTCGCTGTCCGCGGGCGCGCTGCTCACCGGCATCGGCTGGGACCGTACCGCGCTGCTGACGCTGATCCCGCTCGCGATCGCCGCCGCCTGTCTGGTCCCGGCGATCCGGGCCCGCGCCGCCACCCCCGCCGAGGAGACCTGA
- a CDS encoding peptidase inhibitor family I36 protein, translated as MKLVKRIVTTGSVVLGLALPVLTIATPASAAARDGVCQSGEFCYYYNSNEAGSVSDFTGSVSNYGTTEPTCYDFKGSGAGQGTCIKNNAASVWNRSSVTVRVYYNSDYGGTYQSFAPGAKGNLNSTLKNNNASHLFVTSGSGCSTAGLGDPRTCAGAVSWATSHETTSYHSDYYNRCDHVVGLAYGFSASGSTTAYNHWLAVPSSYKHAGDRSVPAGGLAFFGGGAGHVMISIGSGKFVSTDIGGNGTLTETTIATIESRWGKPYLGWTQPWFQANH; from the coding sequence GTGAAACTCGTCAAGCGCATCGTGACAACGGGGTCCGTGGTGCTGGGCCTCGCCCTGCCCGTCCTGACGATCGCCACCCCGGCCAGCGCCGCGGCCCGCGACGGCGTCTGCCAGAGCGGGGAGTTCTGCTACTACTACAACAGCAACGAGGCAGGATCCGTCTCGGACTTCACCGGCTCGGTGAGCAACTACGGAACCACCGAGCCGACGTGCTACGACTTCAAGGGCTCCGGTGCCGGCCAGGGCACCTGCATCAAGAACAATGCCGCCTCGGTGTGGAATCGCAGCAGCGTGACGGTGCGGGTCTACTACAACAGCGACTACGGCGGCACGTACCAGAGTTTCGCGCCGGGAGCCAAGGGCAATCTCAACTCCACCCTGAAGAACAACAACGCCTCGCACCTGTTCGTGACGTCGGGGAGCGGCTGCTCGACCGCCGGCCTCGGTGATCCGCGCACCTGCGCGGGGGCCGTCTCGTGGGCCACGTCGCACGAGACCACCTCGTACCACTCCGACTACTACAACCGGTGCGACCATGTCGTCGGCCTCGCCTACGGCTTCAGCGCATCCGGCTCGACCACGGCCTACAACCACTGGCTGGCCGTACCGTCGTCGTACAAGCACGCCGGTGACCGCAGCGTTCCGGCGGGTGGTCTGGCGTTCTTCGGCGGCGGCGCCGGGCACGTGATGATCTCCATCGGTAGCGGCAAGTTCGTCTCCACCGACATCGGCGGCAACGGCACCCTGACCGAAACCACGATCGCGACGATCGAGAGCAGGTGGGGAAAGCCCTACCTCGGTTGGACGCAGCCCTGGTTCCAGGCCAACCACTAG
- a CDS encoding AfsR/SARP family transcriptional regulator, which yields MTQQPLEMAPLFGILGPLYVRINGTETAVGAAKLRALLAILLLRSPRIVTIDEMTDLLWEDRLPRKTRAALNTYIGRLRQMLGPIGSRIRTAPTGYAIDARADELDLTRFLRLRAAGQEEIGKGNLAQAVRILRSALGLWRGAPLVDVTSSRLQREDSQVLAQLRVAGWEMCLDAEIARGRPQEALEDLNRLIATCPLHERFHEQRVAALHQMGRRADALAAYQAARTVFVAELGVEPGASLQRLQQEILAESVAPSIDPVGRTSRSAVVPAQLPADIADFTGRAEWMDTLGRSLAVDPGFPGSMPTVAVLTGAGGAGKTTLAVHLGHRTRARFPDGQLYISMRGSSQFPLDSADVAARLLRDLGVDPASVPTDRSERYSLYRSLLANRRALLVFDDVRDTAQLRPLLPGSTRSAVIATSRNDLVTLPANLRVDLDVMDDDNATALFTSIVGRERTDAEPAAVREVLRACAGLPLAIRIVAVRIAANPAHPIGAMAGRLTNARSRLDQFEVDDLGVRASFGISYTRLPADTAAAESFRALGLWPGPDLGSAGLAALTGRDAAATELAADTLVSSHLLQCTATGRYHLHDLLHVYAREQAERQDGPGDRDAAVTRLLAWYLHTAANAADLIRPHHLPIPAETPPAGTTPLGFADDIAALDWCRLERANLLTAVQLAASVGADRLAWRLALTLWSYYYLDKNRDDWTAASEIGLACARRAGDRRAEGALLACLGTALCESRRYTEAIEHYRQALELHRATGDTQREPVTMNSLAVVYGELGKFALARDMFAEVRASHVRSGSRQGVGLATANLALCLAELGDHDAAVRHYREALDIYREIGDRYGEATTLGNLGLVYESVGAHRLATEALTDAFRRYEAAGNRHGQAQTMVMLGRCQNRAGDRAAARRSWRTAVRIFDELHDPGAAEPRELLRGLDAAPG from the coding sequence ATGACGCAGCAACCGCTGGAAATGGCGCCGCTGTTCGGAATTCTCGGACCCCTCTACGTTCGGATCAACGGTACCGAAACCGCCGTCGGGGCGGCCAAACTGCGCGCGTTGTTGGCCATTCTCCTGCTGCGCAGTCCGCGGATCGTGACCATCGACGAGATGACCGATCTGCTCTGGGAGGACAGGCTGCCGCGCAAGACACGTGCGGCCCTGAACACCTACATCGGGCGGCTGCGCCAGATGCTCGGACCGATCGGCTCGCGCATTCGGACGGCCCCGACCGGCTATGCCATCGATGCCCGCGCCGACGAGCTCGACCTGACTCGATTCCTGCGACTGCGGGCGGCCGGGCAGGAGGAGATCGGCAAGGGAAACCTCGCGCAGGCCGTCCGCATCCTTCGCTCCGCACTGGGCCTGTGGCGCGGCGCGCCACTGGTCGACGTCACCTCCTCCCGCCTGCAGCGCGAGGACAGCCAGGTGCTGGCGCAACTGCGGGTGGCCGGGTGGGAGATGTGCCTGGACGCCGAGATCGCCCGGGGTCGGCCGCAGGAGGCCCTCGAAGATCTGAACCGGCTGATCGCCACCTGTCCGCTGCACGAGCGGTTTCATGAACAGCGTGTCGCGGCGCTGCACCAGATGGGCCGCCGGGCCGACGCGCTCGCCGCCTACCAGGCCGCGCGGACCGTTTTCGTGGCGGAACTCGGGGTCGAACCCGGCGCGTCGCTGCAACGCCTGCAGCAGGAGATCCTCGCGGAAAGCGTGGCGCCGTCGATCGATCCGGTCGGGCGCACCAGCCGATCGGCGGTCGTGCCGGCGCAACTGCCCGCCGACATCGCCGATTTCACCGGCCGCGCCGAATGGATGGACACGCTGGGACGGTCGCTTGCCGTCGATCCCGGTTTCCCCGGGTCCATGCCGACCGTCGCCGTGCTCACCGGCGCCGGCGGAGCGGGAAAGACGACGCTCGCGGTACACCTCGGCCACCGGACCCGGGCCCGATTCCCGGACGGTCAGCTGTACATATCCATGCGCGGCAGCAGCCAGTTCCCCCTCGATTCCGCCGACGTGGCCGCGCGTTTGCTGCGCGATCTCGGCGTCGATCCGGCATCGGTGCCGACCGACCGATCCGAGCGCTACTCGCTGTACCGGAGCCTGCTGGCGAACCGGCGGGCGCTGCTGGTGTTCGACGACGTCCGGGACACCGCCCAGCTCCGGCCGCTCCTGCCGGGATCGACCCGCAGCGCGGTGATCGCGACCAGTCGCAACGATCTGGTCACCCTGCCCGCGAACCTTCGGGTCGACCTGGACGTGATGGACGACGACAACGCCACCGCGCTGTTCACCAGCATCGTCGGCCGCGAGCGTACGGACGCCGAGCCGGCGGCGGTTCGCGAGGTGTTGCGGGCCTGCGCGGGTCTGCCCCTGGCCATTCGGATCGTGGCCGTCCGGATCGCCGCCAATCCCGCGCACCCCATCGGGGCCATGGCCGGCCGACTCACCAACGCACGGTCCCGGCTGGACCAGTTCGAGGTCGACGACCTCGGAGTCAGAGCGAGCTTCGGGATCAGCTACACCCGGCTGCCGGCGGACACGGCGGCGGCCGAGTCGTTCCGGGCACTGGGTTTGTGGCCCGGGCCCGACCTCGGGTCGGCCGGGCTCGCGGCGTTGACCGGTCGCGATGCGGCAGCAACCGAACTGGCCGCGGACACCCTGGTGTCGAGCCATCTGCTGCAGTGCACCGCGACCGGTCGCTACCACCTGCACGACCTGCTGCACGTCTACGCCCGGGAACAAGCCGAGCGGCAGGACGGTCCCGGCGACCGGGACGCCGCGGTCACCCGGCTCCTGGCGTGGTACCTGCACACCGCAGCCAACGCCGCCGACCTGATCCGCCCGCACCACCTGCCCATCCCCGCCGAGACGCCCCCGGCGGGGACGACCCCGCTCGGGTTCGCCGACGACATCGCCGCGCTGGACTGGTGCCGGCTCGAACGGGCGAACCTGCTCACCGCGGTCCAGCTGGCCGCGTCGGTCGGTGCGGACCGCCTCGCGTGGCGGCTGGCGCTGACATTGTGGTCCTACTACTACCTCGACAAGAATCGCGACGACTGGACCGCCGCCAGCGAGATCGGACTGGCCTGCGCGCGTCGTGCCGGTGATCGCCGGGCCGAGGGCGCGCTGTTGGCCTGCCTGGGCACCGCGCTGTGCGAGAGCCGACGGTACACCGAGGCGATCGAGCACTACCGGCAGGCGCTGGAGCTGCATCGGGCGACCGGCGACACGCAGCGCGAACCGGTCACGATGAACAGTCTCGCCGTCGTGTACGGAGAGCTGGGCAAGTTCGCGTTGGCGCGCGACATGTTCGCCGAGGTACGTGCCAGCCACGTGCGGTCGGGCAGCCGCCAGGGCGTCGGTCTGGCCACCGCCAACCTGGCGCTGTGCCTGGCCGAACTCGGTGACCACGATGCGGCCGTCCGGCACTACCGGGAAGCCCTCGACATCTACCGCGAGATCGGCGATCGGTACGGCGAGGCCACCACCCTCGGCAACCTGGGCCTGGTGTACGAGAGCGTCGGCGCCCACCGGCTCGCGACCGAGGCTCTGACGGACGCGTTCCGGCGGTACGAGGCGGCCGGCAACCGGCACGGGCAGGCACAGACGATGGTGATGCTGGGCCGCTGCCAGAACCGCGCGGGTGACCGGGCCGCTGCCCGCCGTTCCTGGCGAACGGCGGTGCGGATCTTCGACGAGCTCCACGATCCCGGTGCCGCCGAGCCCCGCGAGCTGTTGCGTGGGCTCGATGCCGCGCCCGGGTAG
- a CDS encoding helix-turn-helix domain-containing protein codes for MRSVAVLALSDVVLFDLAIPVQLLGETLRDFGGGTDGYRVRVCGLRPGPVRTGSGFPLVAEYGLDELARADTVVVPGFGDLTEPVPEAARAALRAVYERGGRVASICTGAFALAAAGLLDGRRAVTHWAHAALLAQRYPAVRVDPDVLYVDEGRVLTSAGLAAGIDLCLHLVRRDLGPAAANHAARRMVVPPHRDGGQAQFIERPVPGRPGDDLAQLRGYLTEALAQPHSLASMAVRSRMSARTLTRRFRAETGLSPTRWLLEQRVQRARELLETTDLPITAIAHRCGFASPLALREQFSRRTGTTPGRYREVFGAAR; via the coding sequence ATGCGATCGGTGGCTGTTCTCGCTCTGTCCGATGTGGTGCTATTCGATCTGGCGATCCCGGTGCAACTGCTCGGCGAGACGCTGCGCGACTTCGGCGGCGGCACCGACGGCTACCGGGTGCGGGTCTGCGGCCTGCGGCCCGGCCCGGTGCGCACCGGCAGCGGGTTCCCGCTGGTGGCCGAGTACGGGCTGGACGAGCTGGCCCGGGCCGACACCGTTGTGGTGCCCGGCTTCGGCGACCTGACCGAGCCGGTGCCGGAGGCGGCCCGGGCCGCGCTGCGCGCGGTGTACGAGCGGGGCGGCCGGGTCGCGTCGATCTGCACCGGCGCGTTCGCGCTCGCCGCCGCGGGGCTGCTGGACGGCCGGCGGGCGGTGACGCACTGGGCGCACGCCGCGCTGCTCGCCCAGCGGTACCCGGCGGTGCGGGTCGATCCGGACGTGCTCTACGTCGACGAGGGCCGGGTGCTCACCTCGGCCGGCCTCGCCGCCGGCATCGACCTGTGCCTGCACCTGGTCCGCCGCGATCTCGGTCCCGCGGCGGCCAACCACGCGGCCCGCCGGATGGTGGTGCCACCGCACCGGGACGGCGGACAGGCACAGTTCATCGAGCGCCCGGTGCCCGGCCGGCCCGGCGACGACCTGGCGCAGCTTCGCGGGTACCTGACCGAGGCCCTGGCGCAGCCGCACTCGCTCGCGTCGATGGCCGTCCGGTCCCGGATGTCGGCACGTACGCTGACCCGCCGGTTCCGGGCCGAGACCGGGCTGTCGCCGACCCGCTGGCTGCTCGAACAGCGGGTGCAGCGGGCCCGCGAACTGTTGGAGACCACCGATCTGCCGATCACCGCGATCGCGCACCGGTGCGGCTTCGCCAGCCCGCTGGCGCTGCGCGAACAGTTCTCCCGGCGCACCGGCACCACGCCCGGCCGGTACCGCGAGGTCTTCGGCGCGGCCCGCTGA
- a CDS encoding phosphotransferase — translation MKDRPAGVSDEQLAAAVAAGWGLDVRAVRYRPVGFGSYHWAVDAGRPLFVTVDAFRDDPVAGLRRLRRAFDTALALRRDAGLEFVVAPLPAGTGETVLPLGARHSVAVFPQVSGEAGEFGRHRDEDAPAVLELLVRLHAATVHAPRTELVLPGRDRLDGALRTVDRPWTGGPYTEPLRALLARRAGRIGALLSEFDHLVEQVRGGTGGWVVTHGEPHPGNVVRGPDGPRLIDWDTVQLAPPERDLWLLDRPDLHAEYTRRTGRPVSAAALALYRLWWELADVAGYVTELCREHETTADTTAAWTYLNRYLA, via the coding sequence ATGAAGGACAGACCGGCGGGCGTGTCGGACGAGCAGCTCGCCGCGGCGGTGGCCGCCGGCTGGGGGCTCGATGTCCGGGCGGTGCGCTACCGGCCGGTCGGGTTCGGCAGCTACCACTGGGCGGTGGACGCCGGCCGACCGCTGTTCGTCACCGTCGACGCATTCCGCGACGACCCGGTGGCCGGACTGCGGCGGCTGCGCCGCGCGTTCGACACCGCGCTCGCGCTGCGCCGCGACGCCGGCCTGGAGTTCGTCGTGGCGCCGCTGCCGGCCGGTACCGGCGAGACCGTGTTGCCGCTCGGCGCGCGTCACTCGGTCGCGGTGTTTCCGCAGGTGTCCGGCGAGGCCGGCGAGTTCGGTCGGCACCGCGACGAGGACGCGCCGGCGGTGCTGGAACTGCTCGTCCGGCTGCATGCGGCGACCGTCCACGCGCCGCGCACCGAGCTGGTGCTCCCCGGCCGGGACCGCCTGGACGGCGCCCTGCGCACCGTCGACCGGCCGTGGACCGGCGGCCCGTACACCGAGCCGCTGCGGGCGCTGCTGGCCCGGCGCGCCGGACGGATCGGTGCGCTGCTGAGCGAGTTCGACCACCTCGTCGAGCAGGTACGCGGCGGCACCGGCGGCTGGGTCGTCACGCACGGCGAGCCGCACCCGGGCAACGTGGTGCGCGGACCCGACGGGCCGCGGCTGATCGACTGGGACACCGTGCAGCTCGCCCCGCCGGAACGCGATCTGTGGCTGCTGGATCGCCCCGACCTGCACGCCGAGTACACCCGCCGGACCGGTCGGCCGGTGTCCGCCGCGGCGCTCGCGCTGTACCGGCTGTGGTGGGAACTCGCCGACGTCGCCGGCTACGTCACCGAGCTGTGCCGCGAGCACGAGACCACCGCGGACACCACCGCCGCCTGGACCTACCTCAACCGCTACCTCGCCTGA
- a CDS encoding serine hydrolase domain-containing protein, producing MTVRRSRGEGVPMLDGLGEFCTAALAAHECPSASVAVVRDGTVVLAAAYGLADVAAGRPATPDTRYVLASITKPITATAACVLADRGLIDLDAPLPAGSVTAPPGADWPAPTPRQLLQHRGGLTSHYDFRYGDDPRPPIDVSGYTRLYRRPGSGYEYANHGYGLLGGVLESASGLPLSHLLTREVFDPLGLRSSGLGTPGGSAATRYSIDGRGYPTELTTSHPGATTGFATASELALFGHRYDTLLRPATAAATRDAAPISDHLGYGLGWCVSRGDGPLILSHGGGMGGVATMLVVVPELALSVAVLTNGTSKAARNAIVDHVLSAAVPGYRPAAISPASTAPARSLAPTVGGWSGSITTPDGPVPVALQVHPDGRCELTLAGERATATATPSGEADLTVTVDLQLPTADARRNSPLLGLVLTAGADGLSGVARAYRDGDRRGWLGNLLSHPVHLTHR from the coding sequence ATGACGGTCCGCAGGTCGCGCGGCGAGGGGGTACCGATGCTGGACGGGCTCGGCGAGTTCTGCACCGCGGCGCTGGCCGCGCACGAGTGTCCCTCGGCGTCTGTCGCCGTGGTCCGGGACGGCACGGTCGTCCTGGCCGCGGCGTACGGGCTCGCCGATGTCGCCGCGGGCCGCCCGGCGACGCCGGACACCCGGTACGTGCTCGCCTCGATCACCAAGCCGATCACCGCGACCGCGGCGTGCGTGCTCGCCGACCGTGGGCTGATCGACCTCGACGCGCCGCTGCCGGCCGGATCGGTGACGGCGCCGCCCGGCGCGGACTGGCCGGCCCCCACGCCGCGGCAGCTGTTGCAGCATCGCGGCGGCCTCACCAGCCACTACGACTTCCGGTACGGCGACGATCCGCGACCACCGATCGACGTGTCGGGCTACACCCGGCTGTACCGGCGGCCCGGCTCCGGCTACGAGTACGCGAACCACGGGTACGGCCTGCTGGGTGGGGTGCTGGAGTCCGCGAGCGGGCTGCCGCTGTCGCACCTGCTGACCCGCGAGGTGTTCGATCCGTTGGGGTTGCGCTCATCCGGCCTCGGCACGCCCGGTGGGTCTGCCGCCACCCGGTACAGCATCGACGGGCGGGGCTATCCGACCGAGCTGACGACCAGCCACCCCGGCGCCACCACGGGGTTCGCCACGGCGAGCGAGCTGGCACTGTTCGGACACCGGTACGACACGCTGCTGCGGCCGGCGACCGCCGCGGCGACCCGGGACGCCGCGCCGATCAGCGACCACCTCGGGTACGGGCTGGGCTGGTGCGTCTCGCGCGGCGACGGGCCGCTGATCCTCAGCCACGGCGGCGGCATGGGCGGGGTCGCCACGATGCTCGTGGTGGTGCCGGAGCTGGCGCTGTCGGTGGCGGTGCTGACCAACGGCACCAGCAAGGCGGCCCGCAACGCGATCGTCGACCACGTGCTGTCCGCCGCGGTCCCCGGCTACCGGCCGGCGGCGATCAGCCCGGCGAGTACCGCACCGGCGCGCTCACTCGCCCCGACGGTGGGCGGCTGGTCCGGATCGATCACCACCCCCGACGGGCCGGTGCCGGTCGCGCTGCAGGTACACCCCGACGGCCGGTGCGAGCTGACGCTGGCCGGCGAGCGTGCCACCGCCACGGCGACGCCCTCCGGCGAGGCCGACCTCACCGTCACCGTCGATCTCCAGCTGCCCACCGCCGACGCCCGGCGCAACAGCCCGCTGCTCGGTCTCGTCCTGACCGCCGGTGCGGACGGGCTGTCCGGCGTGGCCCGCGCGTACCGGGACGGCGACCGTCGCGGCTGGCTCGGCAACCTGCTCAGCCACCCGGTCCACCTCACCCACCGCTGA